A DNA window from Paralichthys olivaceus isolate ysfri-2021 chromosome 11, ASM2471397v2, whole genome shotgun sequence contains the following coding sequences:
- the pgm2l1 gene encoding glucose 1,6-bisphosphate synthase isoform X1: MGEDSGLEGDLVPIPRCQSTGDPQLDKAVHRWLTWDKNRWTRSQVECLLSEAQFDALRSRLCSRMSFGTAGLRAPMGAGFNRINDLTVIQSTQGLCSYLSRYFADFSSRGVVVGFDTRGQEESGCSSQRLAKLTAAVMLSRDVPVHLFSTFVPTPFVPYAVKKLGAAAGVMITASHNPKEDNGYKVYWCNGAQISAPHDKEILRSIEEQLEPWSASCWDEELVESCSLRTEPLTRINRCYMDELTSLCFHKDLNRSCPLKFVHSSFHGVGHVFVQQAFQTFGFRPPIPVPEQKDPDPNFSSVRCPNPEEGQSVLCQFSSMLQELSLLLAERENAQIVLATDPDADRLAVAEKSDGCGWKVFTGNELAALLGWWMFFNWKENHPDPADTRSVYMLATTVSSKILRALAHTEGFHFEETLPGFKWIGNRMHELSKTGNTVIFSFEESIGFLCGSMVPEKDGVSSAAVVAEMAAYLHNKSLSLNQQLHNIYQTYGFHVSKTSYVVCNHPPTILKIFGRIRNFDGEGSYPKTCGGISIVHVRDVTTGYDSSQTDFRSVLPVSRSSQMITFTLQNGVVATLRSSGTEPKIKYYTEFCAPPGKSDVSSLEEELTKVTTALLDEFLEPERNNLIRRFV, encoded by the exons AACCGATGGACCCGGTCTCAGGTGGAGTGTCTTTTGTCCGAGGCTCAGTTTGACGCTCTGAGGTCTAGACTCTGCAGCAGGATGAGCTTTGGCACGGCCGGACTCCGAGCACCGATGGGAGCCGGGTTCAACCGAATCAATGACCTCACTGTCATCCAGTCCACACAG GGTCTGTGTTCATACCTGTCCAGGTACTTTGCTGACTTCAGCAGCAGAGGTGTGGTGGTTGGTTTTGACACCAGAGGACAGGAAGAGAGCGGTTGCAGCAGTCAGAG GTTGGCAAAGTTAACGGCGGCTGTGATGCTCAGTAGAGACGTCCCCGTTCATCTTTTCTCCACGTTTGTCCCCACGCCATTCGTG ccGTATGCTGTGAAGAAACtaggagcagcagctggagtcaTGATCACCGCTTCACACAATCCTAAAGAAGACAACGGGTACAAG GTGTACTGGTGTAACGGCGCTCAGATCTCCGCGCCTCATGACAAGGAGATCCTGCGGAGCATCGAGGAGCAGCTGGAGCCCTGGAGCGCCTCCTGCTGGGacgaggagctggtggagagcTGCTCCTTGAGGACTGAGCCCCTGACCCGAATCAACCGCTGCTACATGGATGAGCTCACCTCCCTCTGCTTCCACAA GGATCTAAATCGCAGCTGTCCTTTGAAGTTTGTCCATTCGTCCTTCCACGGCGTCGGACACGTCTTCGTCCAGCAGGCCTTCCAGACCTTCGGCTTCAGACCACCGATTCCCGTACCTGAGCAGAAAGACCCCGATCCCAACTTCTCCTCTGTCCGATGTCCGAACCCAGAGGAGGGACAGTCTGTTCTG TGTCAGTTTTCTTCTATGTTGCAGGAGCTTTCTCTTCTTCTGGCAGAGAGGGAGAACGCTCAGATCGTCTTGGCAACGGATCCTGATGCCGACCGTTTGGCTGTAGCAGAGAAGTCTGATGG GTGTGGCTGGAAGGTGTTCACAGGTAATGAGCTGGCCGCTCTGTTGGGTTGGTGGATGTTCTTTAACTGGAAGGAGAATCATCCAGATCCCGCAGACACTCGGAGCGTTTACATGTTGGCCACCACGGTGTCGTCCAAGATCCTGCGCGCCCTCGCTCACACGGAGGGGTTCCACTTTGAG GAAACTCTTCCAGGGTTTAAGTGGATCGGGAACAGGATGCACGAACTCTCCAAAACAGGGAACACGGTCATATTCTCCTTCGAGGAGTCGATTG GTTTCCTGTGCGGCAGTATGGTCCCTGAGAAAGATGGCGTGAGCTCGGCAGCCGTCGTGGCAGAAATGGCCGCTTACCTTCACAACAAGAGCCTGAGTCTGAACCAGCAGCTCCACAACATCTACCAGAC gTATGGTTTTCATGTGTCTAAGACCTCCTACGTCGTCTGTAACCACCCGCCCACCATCCTGAAGATCTTTGGTCGGATCAGAAACTTTGACGGCGAGGGATCGTACCCGAAGACGTGCGGTGGCATCAGTATCGTCCATGTCAGAGACGTTACCACGGGATACGACAGCAGCCAGACGGACTTTAGATCT GTTCTTCCTGTGTCCAGGAGCAGTCAGATGATCACCTTCACGCTTCAGAACGGCGTTGTGGCCACGCTGAGAAGCAGCGGCACTGAACCCAAGATCAAATATTACACAGAGTTCTGCGCGCCGCCGGGGAAAAG TGACGTGTCcagtctggaggaggagcttACAAAGGTGACGACCGCTCTGCTCGACGAGTTCCTGGAACCAGAGAGGAACAACTTGATTCGTCGTTTTGTCTAA
- the pgm2l1 gene encoding glucose 1,6-bisphosphate synthase isoform X2, producing the protein MGEDSGLEGDLVPIPRCQSTGDPQLDKAVHRWLTWDKNRWTRSQVECLLSEAQFDALRSRLCSRMSFGTAGLRAPMGAGFNRINDLTVIQSTQGLCSYLSRYFADFSSRGVVVGFDTRGQEESGCSSQRLAKLTAAVMLSRDVPVHLFSTFVPTPFVPYAVKKLGAAAGVMITASHNPKEDNGYKVYWCNGAQISAPHDKEILRSIEEQLEPWSASCWDEELVESCSLRTEPLTRINRCYMDELTSLCFHKDLNRSCPLKFVHSSFHGVGHVFVQQAFQTFGFRPPIPVPEQKDPDPNFSSVRCPNPEEGQSVLELSLLLAERENAQIVLATDPDADRLAVAEKSDGCGWKVFTGNELAALLGWWMFFNWKENHPDPADTRSVYMLATTVSSKILRALAHTEGFHFEETLPGFKWIGNRMHELSKTGNTVIFSFEESIGFLCGSMVPEKDGVSSAAVVAEMAAYLHNKSLSLNQQLHNIYQTYGFHVSKTSYVVCNHPPTILKIFGRIRNFDGEGSYPKTCGGISIVHVRDVTTGYDSSQTDFRSVLPVSRSSQMITFTLQNGVVATLRSSGTEPKIKYYTEFCAPPGKSDVSSLEEELTKVTTALLDEFLEPERNNLIRRFV; encoded by the exons AACCGATGGACCCGGTCTCAGGTGGAGTGTCTTTTGTCCGAGGCTCAGTTTGACGCTCTGAGGTCTAGACTCTGCAGCAGGATGAGCTTTGGCACGGCCGGACTCCGAGCACCGATGGGAGCCGGGTTCAACCGAATCAATGACCTCACTGTCATCCAGTCCACACAG GGTCTGTGTTCATACCTGTCCAGGTACTTTGCTGACTTCAGCAGCAGAGGTGTGGTGGTTGGTTTTGACACCAGAGGACAGGAAGAGAGCGGTTGCAGCAGTCAGAG GTTGGCAAAGTTAACGGCGGCTGTGATGCTCAGTAGAGACGTCCCCGTTCATCTTTTCTCCACGTTTGTCCCCACGCCATTCGTG ccGTATGCTGTGAAGAAACtaggagcagcagctggagtcaTGATCACCGCTTCACACAATCCTAAAGAAGACAACGGGTACAAG GTGTACTGGTGTAACGGCGCTCAGATCTCCGCGCCTCATGACAAGGAGATCCTGCGGAGCATCGAGGAGCAGCTGGAGCCCTGGAGCGCCTCCTGCTGGGacgaggagctggtggagagcTGCTCCTTGAGGACTGAGCCCCTGACCCGAATCAACCGCTGCTACATGGATGAGCTCACCTCCCTCTGCTTCCACAA GGATCTAAATCGCAGCTGTCCTTTGAAGTTTGTCCATTCGTCCTTCCACGGCGTCGGACACGTCTTCGTCCAGCAGGCCTTCCAGACCTTCGGCTTCAGACCACCGATTCCCGTACCTGAGCAGAAAGACCCCGATCCCAACTTCTCCTCTGTCCGATGTCCGAACCCAGAGGAGGGACAGTCTGTTCTG GAGCTTTCTCTTCTTCTGGCAGAGAGGGAGAACGCTCAGATCGTCTTGGCAACGGATCCTGATGCCGACCGTTTGGCTGTAGCAGAGAAGTCTGATGG GTGTGGCTGGAAGGTGTTCACAGGTAATGAGCTGGCCGCTCTGTTGGGTTGGTGGATGTTCTTTAACTGGAAGGAGAATCATCCAGATCCCGCAGACACTCGGAGCGTTTACATGTTGGCCACCACGGTGTCGTCCAAGATCCTGCGCGCCCTCGCTCACACGGAGGGGTTCCACTTTGAG GAAACTCTTCCAGGGTTTAAGTGGATCGGGAACAGGATGCACGAACTCTCCAAAACAGGGAACACGGTCATATTCTCCTTCGAGGAGTCGATTG GTTTCCTGTGCGGCAGTATGGTCCCTGAGAAAGATGGCGTGAGCTCGGCAGCCGTCGTGGCAGAAATGGCCGCTTACCTTCACAACAAGAGCCTGAGTCTGAACCAGCAGCTCCACAACATCTACCAGAC gTATGGTTTTCATGTGTCTAAGACCTCCTACGTCGTCTGTAACCACCCGCCCACCATCCTGAAGATCTTTGGTCGGATCAGAAACTTTGACGGCGAGGGATCGTACCCGAAGACGTGCGGTGGCATCAGTATCGTCCATGTCAGAGACGTTACCACGGGATACGACAGCAGCCAGACGGACTTTAGATCT GTTCTTCCTGTGTCCAGGAGCAGTCAGATGATCACCTTCACGCTTCAGAACGGCGTTGTGGCCACGCTGAGAAGCAGCGGCACTGAACCCAAGATCAAATATTACACAGAGTTCTGCGCGCCGCCGGGGAAAAG TGACGTGTCcagtctggaggaggagcttACAAAGGTGACGACCGCTCTGCTCGACGAGTTCCTGGAACCAGAGAGGAACAACTTGATTCGTCGTTTTGTCTAA
- the pgm2l1 gene encoding glucose 1,6-bisphosphate synthase isoform X3 has product MTSLSSSPHRYFADFSSRGVVVGFDTRGQEESGCSSQRLAKLTAAVMLSRDVPVHLFSTFVPTPFVPYAVKKLGAAAGVMITASHNPKEDNGYKVYWCNGAQISAPHDKEILRSIEEQLEPWSASCWDEELVESCSLRTEPLTRINRCYMDELTSLCFHKDLNRSCPLKFVHSSFHGVGHVFVQQAFQTFGFRPPIPVPEQKDPDPNFSSVRCPNPEEGQSVLCQFSSMLQELSLLLAERENAQIVLATDPDADRLAVAEKSDGCGWKVFTGNELAALLGWWMFFNWKENHPDPADTRSVYMLATTVSSKILRALAHTEGFHFEETLPGFKWIGNRMHELSKTGNTVIFSFEESIGFLCGSMVPEKDGVSSAAVVAEMAAYLHNKSLSLNQQLHNIYQTYGFHVSKTSYVVCNHPPTILKIFGRIRNFDGEGSYPKTCGGISIVHVRDVTTGYDSSQTDFRSVLPVSRSSQMITFTLQNGVVATLRSSGTEPKIKYYTEFCAPPGKSDVSSLEEELTKVTTALLDEFLEPERNNLIRRFV; this is encoded by the exons ATGACCTCACTGTCATCCAGTCCACACAG GTACTTTGCTGACTTCAGCAGCAGAGGTGTGGTGGTTGGTTTTGACACCAGAGGACAGGAAGAGAGCGGTTGCAGCAGTCAGAG GTTGGCAAAGTTAACGGCGGCTGTGATGCTCAGTAGAGACGTCCCCGTTCATCTTTTCTCCACGTTTGTCCCCACGCCATTCGTG ccGTATGCTGTGAAGAAACtaggagcagcagctggagtcaTGATCACCGCTTCACACAATCCTAAAGAAGACAACGGGTACAAG GTGTACTGGTGTAACGGCGCTCAGATCTCCGCGCCTCATGACAAGGAGATCCTGCGGAGCATCGAGGAGCAGCTGGAGCCCTGGAGCGCCTCCTGCTGGGacgaggagctggtggagagcTGCTCCTTGAGGACTGAGCCCCTGACCCGAATCAACCGCTGCTACATGGATGAGCTCACCTCCCTCTGCTTCCACAA GGATCTAAATCGCAGCTGTCCTTTGAAGTTTGTCCATTCGTCCTTCCACGGCGTCGGACACGTCTTCGTCCAGCAGGCCTTCCAGACCTTCGGCTTCAGACCACCGATTCCCGTACCTGAGCAGAAAGACCCCGATCCCAACTTCTCCTCTGTCCGATGTCCGAACCCAGAGGAGGGACAGTCTGTTCTG TGTCAGTTTTCTTCTATGTTGCAGGAGCTTTCTCTTCTTCTGGCAGAGAGGGAGAACGCTCAGATCGTCTTGGCAACGGATCCTGATGCCGACCGTTTGGCTGTAGCAGAGAAGTCTGATGG GTGTGGCTGGAAGGTGTTCACAGGTAATGAGCTGGCCGCTCTGTTGGGTTGGTGGATGTTCTTTAACTGGAAGGAGAATCATCCAGATCCCGCAGACACTCGGAGCGTTTACATGTTGGCCACCACGGTGTCGTCCAAGATCCTGCGCGCCCTCGCTCACACGGAGGGGTTCCACTTTGAG GAAACTCTTCCAGGGTTTAAGTGGATCGGGAACAGGATGCACGAACTCTCCAAAACAGGGAACACGGTCATATTCTCCTTCGAGGAGTCGATTG GTTTCCTGTGCGGCAGTATGGTCCCTGAGAAAGATGGCGTGAGCTCGGCAGCCGTCGTGGCAGAAATGGCCGCTTACCTTCACAACAAGAGCCTGAGTCTGAACCAGCAGCTCCACAACATCTACCAGAC gTATGGTTTTCATGTGTCTAAGACCTCCTACGTCGTCTGTAACCACCCGCCCACCATCCTGAAGATCTTTGGTCGGATCAGAAACTTTGACGGCGAGGGATCGTACCCGAAGACGTGCGGTGGCATCAGTATCGTCCATGTCAGAGACGTTACCACGGGATACGACAGCAGCCAGACGGACTTTAGATCT GTTCTTCCTGTGTCCAGGAGCAGTCAGATGATCACCTTCACGCTTCAGAACGGCGTTGTGGCCACGCTGAGAAGCAGCGGCACTGAACCCAAGATCAAATATTACACAGAGTTCTGCGCGCCGCCGGGGAAAAG TGACGTGTCcagtctggaggaggagcttACAAAGGTGACGACCGCTCTGCTCGACGAGTTCCTGGAACCAGAGAGGAACAACTTGATTCGTCGTTTTGTCTAA